A part of Anolis sagrei isolate rAnoSag1 chromosome 3, rAnoSag1.mat, whole genome shotgun sequence genomic DNA contains:
- the LOC132771264 gene encoding pulmonary surfactant-associated protein D-like, producing the protein MLLLVTLCALVPCVLPETTVVPKQVVQTCDPKACSLVVCGPAERGLPGRDGRDGLQGPKGEKGEQGLQGPKGILGPPGKMGPAGPAGMTGAKGDVGNMGLQGATGPQGPEGRTGPPGSKGDKGSTGERGTKGDSGLSEVNLLKNQVIALEGQLNSLQASFSKYQKVAAYPVGQIVGNKVFASSGYEGNFDDLKQRCQEAGGQLASPRNAAENTAVQQIANLYKMPAFLGITDIQTEGTFKYLNSETIVYSNWYPREPSNGYNREDCAEIHLDGKWNDRYCMDKNLIICEF; encoded by the exons ATGCTGTTGCTTGTAACGCTTTGTGCTTTAGTCCCCTGCGTATTGCCAGAAACAACAGTGGTACCAAAGCAAGTTGTTCAAACCTGCGACCCAAAAGCCTGTTCGCTAGTTGTGTGTGGACCCGCTGAGAGAGGGTTACCAGGAAGAGATGGGAGAGATGGACTGCAAGGGccaaaaggagaaaagggagaacaaG GACTGCAAGGACCAAAAGGGATACTTGGTCCTCCAGGAAAAATGGGCCCAGCTGGACCAGCAGGAATGACAGGAGCAAAAGGAGATGTTGGAAACATGG GGTTACAAGGAGCAACAGGACCACAAGGACCAGAGGGGAGGACAGGCCCTCCTGGATCAAAAGGAGATAAAGGCTCCACAGGAGAAAGGGGGACAAAGGGTGACAGTGGTCTCTCGG AGGTCAATCTATTGAAAAACCAAGTCATTGCCCTTGAGGGACAGCTAAATTCCCTGCAAGCCAGTTTCTCCAAGTATCAAAAAG TTGCAGCATATCCAGTTGGCCAAATTGTTGGCAATAAAGTCTTTGCATCCAGTGGCTATGAAGGCAACTTTGATGATCTGAAGCAGAGGTGTCAGGAAGCAGGCGGCCAGCTGGCTTCCCCAAGGAATGCTGCTGAAAATACAGCAGTCCAACAAATTGCTAATCTATATAAAATGCCAGCATTTCTTGGGATAACCGACATTCAAACAGAGGGGACATTTAAATACTTGAACAGTGAGACCATTGTTTATTCCAACTGGTATCCACGAGAACCCAGTAATGGTTATAATAGAGAGGATTGTGCTGAAATCCATTTGGATGGCAAATGGAATGACAGATATTGTATGGATAAGAACCTAATCATCTGTGAATTTTAG